The following proteins come from a genomic window of Neptunomonas concharum:
- the tuf gene encoding elongation factor Tu: MAKSTFERNLPHVNVGTIGHVDHGKTTLTAALTRVCAEVFGGEAVAFDGIDKAPEERERGITISTSHVEYESSIRHYAHVDCPGHADYVKNMITGAAQMDGAILVCGATDGPMPQTREHILLSRQVGVPYIVVFLNKADLLAEDCGGVDSEEYAEMRELVEMEIRELLDTYDFPGDDTPIICGSALMALNGEDDNELGTTAVKNLVEALDSYIPEPVRAIDQPFLMPIEDVFSISGRGTVVTGRVERGIVKVGEPIEIVGIRETQTTTCTGVEMFRKLLDEGRAGENIGALLRGTKRDDVERGQVLAKPGTINPHTNFECEVYVLSKDEGGRHTPFFKGYRPQFYFRTTDVTGNCELPEGVEMVMPGDNVKMVVSLIAPIAMDEGLRFAIREGGRTVGAGVVSKVIA; encoded by the coding sequence ATGGCAAAATCAACATTTGAACGTAATCTGCCGCACGTTAACGTAGGTACTATCGGCCACGTTGACCACGGTAAAACAACTTTGACAGCAGCTCTGACGCGCGTATGTGCAGAAGTATTCGGTGGTGAAGCGGTAGCGTTTGACGGTATCGATAAAGCACCAGAAGAGCGTGAGCGTGGTATCACAATCTCTACGTCGCACGTAGAGTACGAATCAAGCATCCGTCACTATGCGCACGTAGACTGCCCAGGTCACGCCGATTATGTAAAAAACATGATCACCGGTGCGGCTCAGATGGACGGCGCAATTCTAGTATGTGGCGCAACTGATGGCCCAATGCCACAGACGCGTGAGCACATCCTGCTATCTCGTCAGGTTGGTGTACCTTACATCGTAGTATTCCTGAACAAAGCCGACCTGCTTGCAGAAGACTGTGGCGGTGTTGACTCTGAAGAGTACGCTGAAATGCGTGAATTGGTAGAGATGGAAATTCGTGAGCTGCTGGATACTTACGACTTCCCAGGCGATGACACGCCAATCATCTGCGGTTCTGCATTGATGGCATTGAACGGCGAAGACGACAACGAGCTGGGCACAACAGCGGTTAAGAATCTGGTAGAAGCACTAGACTCTTACATCCCTGAGCCAGTTCGTGCGATCGATCAGCCATTCCTGATGCCTATCGAGGACGTATTCTCAATCTCTGGTCGTGGTACGGTAGTAACAGGCCGTGTTGAGCGTGGTATTGTGAAAGTGGGTGAGCCAATCGAAATCGTTGGTATCCGCGAAACACAAACAACGACATGTACAGGTGTAGAGATGTTCCGTAAGCTGCTTGACGAAGGTCGTGCAGGTGAGAACATTGGTGCCTTGTTGCGTGGTACTAAGCGTGATGACGTAGAGCGTGGTCAAGTATTGGCTAAGCCAGGTACGATCAACCCGCACACTAACTTCGAATGTGAAGTATACGTACTGAGCAAAGATGAAGGTGGTCGTCATACGCCATTCTTCAAAGGCTATCGTCCACAGTTCTACTTCCGTACAACGGACGTAACAGGTAACTGTGAACTGCCAGAAGGCGTAGAAATGGTAATGCCAGGTGACAACGTTAAAATGGTTGTTAGCCTGATTGCACCAATCGCGATGGATGAAGGTCTGCGTTTTGCGATCCGTGAAGGCGGTCGTACAGTAGGTGCAGGCGTTGTATCTAAAGTAATCGCTTAA